From the Pseudomonadota bacterium genome, one window contains:
- a CDS encoding sigma-54 dependent transcriptional regulator, giving the protein MKINEKEFFHQVTIRICGSLEIDHSLRNCFEYLKDYIPLEEIWMGLLDKEFKNIRAIAHTDTAGTKTMDTIIPLPRILSDKQQKQGLTPKKVMILNHMAAHRLSDDVAFPKSSVMIFPLLPEGDRMGVLVLRAGGQNRYLNTHARLLSMLHDPFVVAMSNNLRHEEVIKLKDMLADDNRYLSRELRQLAGDEIVGAQTGLKNVMDMVQQVAPRDNPVLLLGETGVGKEVIANAIHYASPRKNGPFIKVNSGAIPEGLIDSELFGHEKGAFTGAVSKKRGRFERAHGGTIFLDEIGDLPMQAQVRLLRVLQQKEMERVGGTETIAVDVRIITATHRNLEQLMVNNKFREDLWYRLNVFPIIIPPLRQRKSDIPLLIEHFLKRKSRELNFRSIPQIVPGAVERMMDYPWKGNVRELENVVERALIQYNGGLLNFDHFVFPQVENISTNDNEGGKILSLDEICTRHIKTALEATHGRISGPYGAAKLLGVLPSTLRGKMNKLGIMYGRKK; this is encoded by the coding sequence ATGAAGATTAACGAAAAAGAGTTTTTTCATCAGGTTACTATTCGTATCTGCGGCAGTCTTGAGATCGATCATAGCTTGAGAAACTGCTTTGAGTATCTGAAGGATTATATTCCCTTAGAAGAAATTTGGATGGGGTTACTTGATAAAGAGTTTAAAAACATACGAGCCATTGCTCATACCGATACTGCCGGAACAAAAACAATGGACACGATCATTCCTTTGCCGCGTATTCTTAGCGACAAGCAGCAGAAGCAGGGTCTTACGCCGAAAAAAGTTATGATTTTAAATCACATGGCTGCGCATCGCTTATCAGATGACGTTGCCTTTCCCAAATCTTCGGTAATGATCTTTCCCTTGCTGCCGGAGGGTGACAGGATGGGAGTTTTGGTTTTAAGGGCAGGGGGGCAAAACCGCTATTTGAATACACATGCAAGATTGTTGTCGATGCTACATGATCCGTTTGTTGTGGCCATGTCTAACAACTTAAGGCATGAAGAAGTTATAAAACTCAAAGATATGCTGGCAGACGATAACCGCTATCTGTCCCGGGAATTGCGCCAACTGGCCGGAGACGAAATTGTAGGTGCTCAAACAGGCTTAAAGAATGTTATGGATATGGTGCAGCAAGTAGCGCCAAGAGACAACCCTGTATTGCTTTTAGGGGAAACCGGAGTAGGAAAGGAAGTAATTGCAAATGCCATTCATTATGCTTCTCCACGTAAAAACGGACCCTTCATTAAAGTAAACAGCGGCGCCATCCCGGAAGGCCTGATAGACAGCGAACTCTTCGGGCATGAAAAAGGAGCTTTTACAGGTGCGGTTTCTAAAAAAAGAGGACGTTTTGAACGGGCGCATGGAGGAACAATATTTTTGGATGAAATCGGGGATCTTCCCATGCAGGCGCAGGTACGTTTACTAAGAGTGCTACAGCAAAAGGAAATGGAGCGTGTTGGCGGAACCGAAACAATAGCCGTGGATGTCAGGATAATTACCGCCACTCACCGCAACCTGGAACAATTAATGGTAAACAATAAATTCCGCGAGGACCTTTGGTACAGGCTGAATGTCTTTCCTATAATTATTCCTCCTTTGAGGCAGCGAAAATCAGATATTCCGCTACTTATTGAACATTTTTTGAAACGTAAATCAAGAGAGCTGAATTTTCGCAGTATTCCTCAGATTGTACCGGGCGCTGTTGAACGGATGATGGATTATCCCTGGAAGGGAAACGTGCGTGAACTTGAAAATGTGGTGGAAAGGGCTCTGATCCAATATAATGGCGGTTTGCTGAATTTTGATCATTTTGTTTTTCCACAGGTTGAGAATATATCAACCAATGATAATGAAGGCGGCAAAATACTCAGCCTGGACGAGATATGCACCCGTCATATTAAAACCGCGCTTGAAGCAACCCACGGCAGAATCAGCGGCCCGTATGGTGCAGCTAAGCTTCTTGGCGTACTTCCCAGTACCTTGAGAGGAAAAATGAACAAGCTGGGAATCATGTATGGACGAAAGAAATAA